The Bombus pascuorum chromosome 11, iyBomPasc1.1, whole genome shotgun sequence genome includes the window ACTATGAAGATAAAACTATAAGAAAACATGAATTTGTTAAGTGATTAAATTGAGTACCTATTTCCGAAATCCCATTTTTACAAAACATGAAAGAATATgtacaaagaaattttatacactTACCATCATTAAGATGTAATTGCGATACCTCTGGTGGAGGTATTAGATCTGGTTGAATTATGATAGCTTTACGGACTTGTCCAACATTAGACAAAAGCTACAACagataacaataaataagttaattacaacaataattaaaacttgattcatattttatactacTCACTGCGCGGTTACTTTCTCTCCAACGGGAAATTGCATTACTATCGTTAATATTAATCGCAACTAACTTTGCATCTTGGACCATCGGAGCAACACCTAAATagaagtattttttattaagtttaaatagtatttaaatatatttaaaagaatttaattaaataattcatgtgATATTATTGTGTATCATTTACTATTTTGGAGAATATCTGTAGCTTGATTAACTCTTTGAATGAACGCAGGATCCTCGCTATTATCACTTTCTTGTTTTGCCACAAGTATTACTCTGTTAGCCAATCTAGCAATGGCAGCTGTATTGTCAACCATTTTTTGTGGATGACTTTTTGCTATAGCTTCCTCACATAGGAACGAATGTTTTTGCATTTGTTCTTCAGAAGTTCTAATGAAATCTCCACTATCAGTTGCTTCATCACATAATGCACGTGCTCTCTGCATTGTTTCTGCATATTGCTGtcgcaaattttcaaaatgttcatCCGCAGCTTTGCTGTCCGGATAAGTCATTCGAATTCGTCCAGCATTAATTAATTGTGGTGTTAAAGATTCAACTTGCGAAGCACTTGCAGTTAACGCTTCCGCTAATTTTTTGTTACCTCCACTACctaagatttaaataaattctattatatgAGTAAAACAATGATAGGACTACAGTAATAATATATCCACATACCACCAGCAGCCACCATTCTGGCTGTTTTTGCTGCCCTATTGGAAAATGTTTGAAGAGCATGCGTtttatcattgaaattttgatCGCGGCCTAAAGTTCCTTCCGGAGCTAATACAGCGTCCGTGAATTGTTTTAAAGGCGTCGTTATATCGATGAAATCTTCGACTACTCTCGACACAACGGCTTGTTGTATTCTATTTTTCAGTTCATACAGCTTATGCGACAATTGACGAGCGATTTCTTGGGCACGAGGTGTGTTTCCTTGACCATGAGCGCATAAATCTCCAAGTTGATGAGAGAGATTGTCAACTTCATCGCAAAGTTGTAGAATTTCTGCTTTATGTATTCCTGGTAGACCTTCGGCAACCTAGTGTTTAGAATATAAATCAACTAATAAACATGAAAAAGGTTAGAAGTTTGTcgcatatataaatatcgtgaTACCaacagaataattaaattaagtttttattattagcaTTTAGAAGGAATACTCAAATTGCACACGTAACTTACACTTGCTACGTGCTGCTGATTCTTCCCATTTGCggcatttaaattattaaaattaaatgataaactTCTAGATTCAGATAGTTATAACGTGCCCATACATTCGATagcaaagagaaagaaaaaaaagtaaaatgtaatattttatttatgtaccTTTTTTCCTTCATGTATAATTAAAGCTATAGCTCTCTGACCAAGTCCTTTATCATCATGTTGTGGATTAAGAAGCCATTTATTCGCTTGTTCTAGACGACCTGCAACTGTGTGAGCAGTTTGCGTAGTACCAGATTTATCAGCAGCTTCTATAGCAGAGGCAATAGCATTGCGAAGttcgtttgttttttcttttataccaCGCGCTAAAGCTTCCGCTTGCGGTGTAGTTCCTTTGAGAATAAGAATATCATAACAAATCAGTACaaaaaattcacaaaatacattttatactcAGATATAAGTATGTTTATATAAACCTTTTTCATTCTGTCTTAATTCACAAAGTGCATTGGTCATAGTAACAATTTGTGaagttaatttttgtaatgGTTCTGCCTGTGAAGACGGGAGATATCTTTCTGCCAATCGTTGTGCTTGTTCAACTATTTGACGAAGACTCTTTTCTCCTACTCCACCGCGCAAAGCAAGTCCATCATCTAACCAATCATAAGCAGCTCTTATCCTAGATTCTATAGCACTTTGTGCTTTCTTTAATACcttaaaaagagaaacaaagatatcaaaatatattcaaattttatataccacaTTGAAGTGTTTAATAGTTGATACACACTGTTAACTGGTCAGCATCCCATTCTTCTTCATCATATGTAGTAAGTTGCAATACcctaataatttcatttaattcatcTGACATTCTGCCAGCTAAATAGTTACGATTTTCAGCTGCTTCTTCTGCTCCTTTACTTCCTTGAGAAATaatgtgaataaatattttcatagagCAGATGAGAATTGGTGCAAGTGTTTTTACctattacatattttcatttataatacttGTTACTAACATCAATACagtttatatcatatattaacATCTATTATCTCTGTACTTACTTGCTCTAAGCAGCGTACCAGAATTTCTCTATGTACTTGATGAGTTAGTTCTTTTTCACGAGCACTCACTTCTTTCGATACTTTGCTGAGACAAGGacttaaatttttaagaaaatgaaCCAAATCTTCCATTGTTTCAATAACTTCTGTTACTGCCAAATAATCTAGTACTCTTTTGCATTCCCTAATAATTTTACGTACTTCACTTTCATCAAAGCACAGAAGTAAGGAACTAGTTCCTTGAAGGATCCCACGTGAACCTTCTATTAGCTTTTTCCTAATAAACAGATTACATTTTCATCTCAATatatcttgtaaatatttttaacttcatAAGATTATGTAACAGCAGctttataacataaattttgTCTTAGTTTCAATACCTAGCTGGTCCAGAATATGGGTCTTGTTTTAACATAGCTGATGCCTCTTCCAAGAGACGTGAAGCTCCTTCAACTCGTTGTAAAGCAGCAGGCATATCTTGTTTAAGTAAAGCATCATCAGAAgaattaattgtttcttttcctaCCTATgtatcaataaaaaatttaaagaaaaatgataaaattattttactaaagTAAATTTAGTTTCAAAGACTAACTTACCTTAACAAGATTTGCCACTGCCATACTAACTGCTTGCACAGGCCTTCCCAAATCAGGTATTGCATTTCCATCTTCAGCTTCTTCATGTAAGATGACAAGTCTTGAAACCTGCAATATACAAACATCAATAACACAAAATTTTTTGGAAAtagttttgaaaaatttatctaaGTTAATAatgtaacttttataatctttttatgtttactttatatatttagaagATAAACAAACATTTGTCATATAAACAcgtattaaaaagaatatttaatctaTATCTGAactacatataaataaaacttagttctaaatgaaatttctaaataattataaatatttgttatatattaaaatacattatataattttaacagaaaaaaaattaaatattaaaaattgacaatatacaataattctaaagaaaaatatatttattctaaataattttttggtaCATTAGTataatcgaaaatataatCTATATCCTATAATCTATATCTATAagtatatctatatctataatCGATTAGTATCATCTATAGATATAACTATATACATGTTTATCTTACATTAACATTGGAGTTATCTAAATTAGCATATTCAGAAAGACAATCAATTTAGAGGACATTAGTAATTTCATATGTATAATGTGTAGGATGGTTTAATGATTGGTAGACTGAAACATTTCCTTTTTTAGAAATACAGAATGATCTTAGTTTAGATAACATGATTTTTCATAATGTCTGTACTAGGATTGAATTTCATATAGCCAACCTTTTAGACCTAAAGATGAATTTAGTATCCCTATCCTATATTTGTAGAATGATGTCATAGTTCTATATAAAGAAAGACAAGTCACTTGGCAGGTTTACCATGATAATAACATcattcataataattaatggcataaaattaaaattataaatttcataacatgtattaaatgttatgtttttaacaaataattctAGTTTGACAGatcttaaattatataaatatattttacaaatagatcagataaaatatatgtaaaaaaattgcaacctattttatattatgacaagtgaattatttctaaagatgaaattaattaatgaattccTTTTATCGAAAATCTGTCTCCTTTTAGTTTCATCCTTCTCTCTCCATTCCAAGTAAGAAATATCCATGACATTTTTGGAAACATAACAAAGTTAGTGAtgattctataaatataacaattaaaacattgaaatataaatatatttacctGCTGTGCGACAGGCTCGAGGATACTTTCTATGGTTTTTGTATGAAATACCGGCATCTTAGCTGCCTTTGTTAcgaaaaaacgtaaaaatgcTGATTATTAGAACGTatgaaaacgaaacaaatttgcttgaaaatttaatgaaataattacatgCGAAAACATTAACAATGCGTTGCAAGAACCAAACAGAACTATTTCAAGGAATAACACGAAATAACTTATCCGACGTACTACTAGGATGAGAAAATACGTAAGTAATTATGCAGTGATGGATCACGAATCACGATTCATGATCAAGAATTACGATTCTGTATTCGAGAAAATTGTATCGATACAAACATAGAAATCTAGGGAATATTGCGTATTCTTGCCTTGCCTTGATCTTGACATCACGAATTATGTTTGCAAATAGTGAAtcagtttgaatatttttggcgtgaattttaaatgatatgaAATTCTGATGAAATCTGAGCAGtgtaacatttaataataataaggatttttctttttataccaACATCTACataaaaatgttacgtataaGCTATATtggtataaattaaaacactagaattttataacgtttaaaattCGCGCCAAATATTTTGAACTTGTTTCGTAACTATGTTCGTGATGTTTCAAGGTAGATACGCAATGTGTATGCAAACGTGTTTTGAGATTAGTATTTCACAATGCTCGTGGATTGCATCCTATGAATGcatgttacaaatataaataaagaatttttatattgttgaCAACTATACAAGTATACAAAATGTGTAAGATCCATGAATTACAAatcataaagtaaaattttaagatttgtaaatttatttctaaacgTTATGTtacatttgcaaattttaattttatgtcaATTTAATTAGCAGAggttaatgaaataaatgatataattaataatatcaatcCATCACAAAAAATACCGCAAAAGGCATCAAAACTTGGCTTATATCTTATTGGAATAACAGGtagtataatagaaaatatgttatgaaatgtaattatattaatttccataaatgtgattcatttatattatcttttagGAGGCATTGCAACAGCTATTAGTGTGATATGTATTCCATTTGTGAGTCCTGCCTTTCGCAAAATATGTTTGCCTTATGTACCAGCTACGTCTCAGCAAATAAGAAATGTATTGCAAGCTTTAGAAGGACGTACTGGTTCTTTGATTGATCTTGGAAGTGGTGATGGGCGTATAGTAACTATTGTCTTCATATAGtgtaaatattgaattgttagtaaatacaaatacagtactataattttataaataggtCTTTGCAACAGCAAAAGCAGGATTTAAAGCTCATGGAATTGAATTAAATCCTTGGTTAGTATGGTACTCTAGATTAAAAGCTTTAGTCACAAGTTCATCTTTGCagacaaaatttataaaacagaatttatGGAATCATAACTTAAAAAAGTATGATAATATTGTGTTATTTGGTGTTGATCAAatggtaaattttatatattaatttttatattgcttCTCTTGCACAATGTATTTAATGtagtatatattttcagatgaaagatgttgaaataaagtttattaaaGAGCTACAAGAAGATTCTGTTATAATTGCTTGTAGGTTTCCACTTCCTACtataagtgaaataaaaacaattggTGAAGGTGTTGATACGGTTTGGATATACAAGATTTCAAAAAgtttaaaatagtataattaaatatgaattttaaaatatttataaacattgtaaatattgcgtaattataaataaattacactgTATAAATCATGATACATATCATAAGTAGATAATGACAGACTAATGAATAAAtaagctttttattttataaaatttatatgttaatatCTATATgcatttctataaattaattagatattttacatttatacacAAGCATAATTGTAttcatatacattttcaactttgtaattattcatttgtttaaCTGTATTGTAATACTAggaacttttaaaatttaagtttcaaaatttttaatattctgtaatgaaaaattgagctaacaaatttaaaaatccaaaTATTGGAATACTTGTATGTAAAAGTGTAGAAAATATTGTCaatcttttttgttgtttcaaAATTGCCAAGTATAATAAACTTGGTAAagtaaaaacataaataaaaccACTTAAGGCACCTGTATATCGTATTATTGTACCAATATATGGTACAAACACTGCAAATAAAATGCATATAGATACCAAAATAACGTTAACTAGAATAACACAGCCTGTATTAAATGTCTTACACATTGATGTAAGTAATTGAACACGTAACATGTATGCAAGTAATGGATAAACggttaataattgaaaaagaagaacaattCGAGCACCTACTGTTAAGCCATtccatttttgaaaattattcaacaaattctgtaaaaaagattcaattttacttgttattttctttcctaaGAATGTTATACTTTGATGCttaatttagtattttacTTACATCTTCAATGCATGATTTGCTCAATGGAaaacatacataaaatacTACACCTACTATAATATAAGTTAGAGTAACCAATAGATAGGCTACTGAAAGATCTCTTCCCtgtaattaaaagataaaacttttcaGTAGTTTGATTATATTTATGCGAAAAAGGAAGTaagattatttacatttttactttGATCATGATTGTTCTGCATCACAGTAATTATAATGTTGTGAATGAAAAATGACAATGCTAACATTCCAGAAAGTgcaggaaatgaaaattttaacgtCCAACTTGTATTCCACTCTATTTCATTCATATTAATACCCCATGAGTACGATTTAATCAAAACAAAGGTAATCAAATATATGATTGACATCGTTCCTATGacacatataaaaaaatcataattttataaatcaaatgtgacttaaaaaaatattaaatctacAAATCATTTGCATACATACcaagagaattaaattttgtaaaaaaggtgggactattaaaatttaaaaacggaaatattaataaaccaaGAAAAATAGGAACTGTTTTATAGAGATCCCAAATTGATTCCAAagtattatatgtaaaattatgaattattaaatttgtgcTATTATAGATTACTCTTTTTGGGCATAGTactagaattaaaataaataatttacattaatcttTCAATATGTAtcatgaataaaatatacttaccTTCTGAtgtgtatgaaatattatcatttGTATAGTACTGGGATACTCCGActaaattatctataaaaaaaatattattcaatttttttaatgaacttTACATGAAAAGCAAAGATTTATGCACATTTAccatatatgaaatttacagAATTATATAGGAAATTAGACATAAGAACCCAGTAAGCTATAGTTGCGCCTATTAAAACTGTAATGCTAAAAACTTTGGCAACATATTCTGTCCACTTGTTAAGATATATCCGACATAATTGAATTACTTCTATACCTTTTTGTCCACCtgaaacattaaattattataagcATATTGTTGTATTAGTTTCcctaaacaaaaagaattaaatattttgtaccataatatttatgtacaagTAGAAGACAATAAGCAGTATATAGACATAAACCACTCATCACAAGTATTAGAATAATACCGGGAAAGAAACCAGCCATTTGAATACCCCATGGTATCGTTAATAAGGAGGAGCCTAATATTGTGTTCCATATTGAAAATCTATaaagatatgaaattatataattgcaaataaatattattctttaaagATTCCTATTAATCATTAACTTAATCtgtcatataaaatatataaaaagaaaaaaaccaatatttaaaagttaaaaaatggaaaatcgcagttacaaaaaaaattaagaagaatATATGTAGGTTAATGAtctaaaattttgttacgaTTAGTGTTGGTTGtgcttataaataaattgcataactttttattctttatttagtTTATAGTTTAGTAAATATTGTTTAGGTTTATACTAGAACTACCAATggctaaaaaaatatatgtatattcccaggaaattttacagaagattataagaaaattccttctgtaaacttatacaatttttgtaaaaaattatggattggtcattttgagaattttgataattttagtATTAATGTTCATCAATATTCAATCATAGCATCTCATGTGGTTCCCTTGTTATTCTTCTTAGGTACCAGCTACGGGCATTGACCTTTCGGGTGGCCGTCTGTTGCCCAGGCAACCGACGGAGCACTAACCCCTTCTAATGTGAATATACTGTGTAGTCGTCGTCGTCACAACCACCCGATGGTGGTCGAAACGTGAGCGACTGTTAACCATGTTCGTTTGATACTCTTTCGTTTTCATATCTTAAAACCATGCATCCGCTTTGATCTTTTACATtcttcttccctcttttttgtttatttaaaatggaaGAAAGGCAACATATCaacatgtataatttaaaGTTTCTTTGTTCTATTATGCTACTGCGTTAGGTGCGTGCTTTTAAGATGTGAGAACGAACGATGGTGTACgattttaaacattaattgaaacattatataaatagtaGTGCAAATTAATATCATGAAAGCAAGTTTTAACATCCTTTGAGATCTTATTTTGACGAAACTTAGCGAAAGGAATTTCGATTTACATAGGTAAGTTTTCTTAATatgatatatgtaataatagtttacaacAATGAAATATCTAACTTgtcaagaattatttttagaacggatgatgtttaaatatattatcctaattaaacattcttttgtttgctttcaaattttgagttcataattttaatttgcagAACTATATTGAAGATTTAGTGAATGAAGAGAAAAGATCACAaacaatatgtaataaaaaagcataaaaatgttattgtaAATACAAGTTACTTTTTATATGCATGTATCAAACGAGAGGTGAAAGATgatgaaaatgatatattGTTTATAAGAAACAAGTTAGTCTTCTATGTTCAAAATGCATACAGGCATTTCTGATGcaagatttcatttttctctcatCATCAACCTACTAAAAATACGACTACAAAGAgataacaaaaaatttatgaatgcGATTAGATTTCTGAACACTGTACTAAGAGAATTGACCCAGAACCCTTTCTTGATGATAACATGATAgctgataataatttataattaatactatattatgCTATTGATGCTAAATTTATTAATGCAAGAACaacattaacaaaaattttcttttgccGGTTGATAATCATGTGAAGCATGAGattttagaaacatttttgcataatagtacatcgaaaaaatattattggatATTAAGAACTAGGTATTATATTGTTACTTACATTGTAACTAGAGAGCTTTGTTTTGATTTAATATCCTTGCATGTAGCTTCCTCAGCTTCctattgcaataaaattaagataacaattcatttataatttgtttaacaTAGCTGTTCATATTTATGttactatatatttaacaaaatacaaataaaaaatgttacaataaatTCTCACAACTATTTCAGTgtcagtaaaaattttaagtgAGGATATGTTTGTACTAAGTAGAATTTTATGATTGCAATAGAATTTAACTAAAgataatgaatattatttctttctatattattctatattatttcttttatttcaaagtatccaaccttgatataaatattatatattgaaacatgcaattttatattgtttgtgGTGTTCTCACCAGATCAGTATTATGGATTTCATAACATCTGTCTTGTCTTACGTTTAAGGAGGAGGAagtgtttaatattaaaggTGTAACTAAAGTATGATTTTCAGCAAGGGGTGGTGGTCTCTTTGGTACTACAGTAATGTTAGAATGGTGACTACAACTTTCTAAACTACCATACCTATGAAAAATTGactataataaacaattattatcaataataatattaaaaatgatacttagcagaaaaagtaatattatttcatttataatgaAAAGAAGTATTGTTAAAGGATAGTAAGAAAAAATTGGTACTTGAAATAGCTATTTGTAGGAGTGCAGTCTAAATCACTGGTTTCAGaatcttgaaatatattgGGTTCTATACTAGTATGAGATCCTGAAGAGAATAAAGGTGCACTTTCAGATCCACTATCATGCTGTATAATACAAGATTTCCAATCATTTTTACATCTATacatgttatatttaatttatgcaTATACATGCATGCCATATAAGTGGaactatcaaaataaaatatatgtgttATTAACCATTTACcctataattttttattctttctttaattatttttcttattatttatattttttattatctttaattGACAATTTAAATACCATAAAAATTACTTACTTGCAACGTTTATCAGTGTGTTCAAATGTTAAATTTCACACtaaaactttttgaaattcaaattttgcgTATATTCgttgtttataatattattataatatttctgaaaattcgTATAGGCATATTAAAAGCGTTGATTAGAAATCGAAAGAtgtgttaatatttaattaaaaaatttcacttatttttGAGATACTATGTGATTACACTATCAATGATACAACCTAtgatacaatttataatacagCTTTCACGAGCGAAACTTAGGGAGAACTGTTGTTTTAAACAACTATACGTCTGTTTTGTAAAATCGCGAGCTTATATCAGGCATTCTTGACATAATAAGCTCCCTCctccttatttttcttcgctaATGCTGATCTTCATAATAAGTAAATCATCATCTACGCGTGCGTGTACTTTTTACTCGACTTTTCTTTCTAcattttcgtatattttgaaaaaaatttccgaataacaaaatacaacgaatttaaatatcgtaatgcatttggaaaaattgttcattttttctgtaatataAAAAGCAGACTTCATTTTTGAATTACGCAAACGTtaggtgtgtgtgtgtgtgtgcgcgcgcgcgtgtgcgtgtgtgtatccgctctatataattttaatatgtaaaaaattaagtttttAAATGTTGTCTAACAACCtattatatcgataatatactaaataattaTCTGATAAacataattgttaatttatagtaTTCTTTGCAAGTCTATACATCAATAATTTTACGGAAATCCTAAAGCAAAGAATCGCAAGATTCTAGATTAAGATAAAAGTCGTCCAGTTTTAAATATCAcgcatttaattaattattattaacatgtTGATTACCGTGGTCATCAGTAACCCACGTTACTCAATCTTTTAGAATG containing:
- the LOC132911754 gene encoding vinculin isoform X3; this translates as MPVFHTKTIESILEPVAQQVSRLVILHEEAEDGNAIPDLGRPVQAVSMAVANLVKVGKETINSSDDALLKQDMPAALQRVEGASRLLEEASAMLKQDPYSGPARKKLIEGSRGILQGTSSLLLCFDESEVRKIIRECKRVLDYLAVTEVIETMEDLVHFLKNLSPCLSKVSKEVSAREKELTHQVHREILVRCLEQVKTLAPILICSMKIFIHIISQGSKGAEEAAENRNYLAGRMSDELNEIIRVLQLTTYDEEEWDADQLTVLKKAQSAIESRIRAAYDWLDDGLALRGGVGEKSLRQIVEQAQRLAERYLPSSQAEPLQKLTSQIVTMTNALCELRQNEKGTTPQAEALARGIKEKTNELRNAIASAIEAADKSGTTQTAHTVAGRLEQANKWLLNPQHDDKGLGQRAIALIIHEGKKVAEGLPGIHKAEILQLCDEVDNLSHQLGDLCAHGQGNTPRAQEIARQLSHKLYELKNRIQQAVVSRVVEDFIDITTPLKQFTDAVLAPEGTLGRDQNFNDKTHALQTFSNRAAKTARMVAAGGSGGNKKLAEALTASASQVESLTPQLINAGRIRMTYPDSKAADEHFENLRQQYAETMQRARALCDEATDSGDFIRTSEEQMQKHSFLCEEAIAKSHPQKMVDNTAAIARLANRVILVAKQESDNSEDPAFIQRVNQATDILQNSVAPMVQDAKLVAININDSNAISRWRESNRALLSNVGQVRKAIIIQPDLIPPPEVSQLHLNDEKQLPSCQYNYFIDKVGEPLRNQPSPSNLCVVSSNLNTNKPQHRSISPLPKWAREGDNPDLLYQELASDNELEKSVHDGEVVPPRPPLPGGDIPPPRPPPPETDDEDEMFMHAPQPNQPIMMAAHGLHQEVRQWSSKDNEIIAAAKKMAILMGRLSGLVRGEGGNKRDLIACAKAIAEASQEVTRLAKELARECTDKRIRTNLLQVCERIPTIGTQLKILSTVKATMLGAQETLPTWEELMLYGTEEDQEATDMLVGNAQNLMQSVKETVRAAECASIKIRTASGMKLRWVRRQPWYQY
- the LOC132911754 gene encoding vinculin isoform X6; protein product: MPVFHTKTIESILEPVAQQVSRLVILHEEAEDGNAIPDLGRPVQAVSMAVANLVKVGKETINSSDDALLKQDMPAALQRVEGASRLLEEASAMLKQDPYSGPARKKLIEGSRGILQGTSSLLLCFDESEVRKIIRECKRVLDYLAVTEVIETMEDLVHFLKNLSPCLSKVSKEVSAREKELTHQVHREILVRCLEQVKTLAPILICSMKIFIHIISQGSKGAEEAAENRNYLAGRMSDELNEIIRVLQLTTYDEEEWDADQLTVLKKAQSAIESRIRAAYDWLDDGLALRGGVGEKSLRQIVEQAQRLAERYLPSSQAEPLQKLTSQIVTMTNALCELRQNEKGTTPQAEALARGIKEKTNELRNAIASAIEAADKSGTTQTAHTVAGRLEQANKWLLNPQHDDKGLGQRAIALIIHEGKKVAEGLPGIHKAEILQLCDEVDNLSHQLGDLCAHGQGNTPRAQEIARQLSHKLYELKNRIQQAVVSRVVEDFIDITTPLKQFTDAVLAPEGTLGRDQNFNDKTHALQTFSNRAAKTARMVAAGGSGGNKKLAEALTASASQVESLTPQLINAGRIRMTYPDSKAADEHFENLRQQYAETMQRARALCDEATDSGDFIRTSEEQMQKHSFLCEEAIAKSHPQKMVDNTAAIARLANRVILVAKQESDNSEDPAFIQRVNQATDILQNSVAPMVQDAKLVAININDSNAISRWRESNRALLSNVGQVRKAIIIQPDLIPPPEVSQLHLNDEKQLPSCQYNYFIDKVGEPLRNQPSPSNLCVVSSNLNTNKPQHRSISPLPKWAREGDNPDLLYQELASDNELEKSVHDGEVVPPRPPLPGGDIPPPRPPPPETDDEDEMFMHAPQPNQPIMMAAHGLHQEVRQWSSKDNEIIAAAKKMAILMGRLSGLVRGEGGNKRDLIACAKAIAEASQEVTRLAKELARECTDKRIRTNLLQVCERIPTIGTQLKILSTVKATMLGAQGTEEDQEATDMLVGNAQNLMQSVKETVRAAECASIKIRTASGMKLRWVRRQPWYQY